A window of Trichomycterus rosablanca isolate fTriRos1 chromosome 5, fTriRos1.hap1, whole genome shotgun sequence contains these coding sequences:
- the frmd6 gene encoding FERM domain-containing protein 6: MNKLTFHNNKTMQDRRCVCVFLPNDETLNVIVSVKTLCQELLVQVCDLLRLKDCHLFGLSVVQNNEHIYMELGQKLSKYCPKEWKREASKGIDQFGPPMIVHFRAQYYVENGRLISDRMARYYYYWHLRKQVLQSQCVQREEAYFLLAAFALQADLGNFKRNKHFGSYFQPEAYFPSWVITKRGRDYILRHIPNMHKEQFALTASEAQLKYIKEAALLDDVAVHYYRLYKDKKEVEASLTLGLTLRGIQVFQNVGTVRQLLYDFPWTNVGKLVFVGKRFEILPDGLPSARKLTYFTGCPVRSRHLLQLLSNSHRLYMNLQPVLKQVRRLEESEEKKQYRESYISDALEMDMDQLEQRSRASGSSMGSVSRQKRFSRHSTNSHSSSHTSGIDTGSFRTPTHMPHRPLRTHSSSNTSHASTHTSGVESSGKERGLDDDEIEMLVDDPKDYEELHELALELSHDLCIHITEDMLTSAQSNGFSGLVVKEVSSSTSSSSETVVKMKGQSIESLPQTGTGRKTQNSTDRHSQSLDDVRLYQSNCQEWAELCQDSAHSYTFGCVEDLSDGYQGLAEQQAGILNNQHPFSIKRTNKYFSLDLTTEEVPEFVV, encoded by the exons ATGAACAAATTGACGTTCCACAACAACAAGACCATGCAGGATCgccgttgtgtgtgtgtgtttctcccCAACGATGAAACACTCAACGTCATTGTCAGC GTGAAGACTTTGTGTCAGGAACTGTTAGTGCAGGTGTGTGATCTACTCCGATTGAAGGACTGTCACCTGTTCGGCCTTAGTGTTGTTCAGA ATAATGAGCACATCTACATGGAACTGGGACAGAAGTTGTCCAAATACTGCCCAAAGGAGTGGAAACGAGAGGCCAGCAAG GGAATTGATCAGTTTGGGCCTCCGATGATTGTGCACTTTAGAGCCCAGTACTACGTAGAGAATGGCAGGCTCATCAG TGATCGTATGGCgagatattattattactggcaTTTGCGAAAGCAAGTCCTGCAGTCTCAGTGTGTGCAGCGAGAGGAGGCCTATTTTTTGCTGGCTGCATTTGCTCTGCAGGCCGATCTGGGAAACTTCAAACGGAACAAACATTTTGGCTCCTACTTTCAACCTGAGGCATACTTTCCTTCTTGG gTAATTACTAAAAGGGGACGAGACTATATTCTGCGTCATATTCCCAACATGCATAAGGAGCAATTTGCTCTGACTGCATCAGAGGCTCAGCTAAAGTACATTAAAGAAGCTGCACTGCTGGATGATGTTGCTGTCCACTACTACCGACTATACAAA GATAAAAAAGAAGTGGAGGCGTCTCTTACTCTGGGGCTTACTCTGCGTGGTATCCAGGTCTTTCAG AATGTGGGCACAGTCAGGCAGCTTCTGTATGATTTTCCTTGGACCAACGTGGGAAAACTTGTATTCGTG GGTAAGAGGTTTGAGATTTTGCCTGACGGCTTGCCCTCTGCCAGAAAGCTCACCTACTTCACAGGTTGTCCTGTACGTTCCCGCCATCTTCTACAGTTGCTTAGTAACAGTCATCGCCTATACATGAACCTTCAACCAGTGCTTAAGCAAGTTCGACGCTTGGAGGAAAGTGAAG AAAAGAAGCAGTATAGAGAGTCCTACATCAGTGATGCTCTGGAGATGGACATGGACCAGCTGGAGCAGAGATCCCGGGCGAGCGGCAGCAGTATGGGCAGTGTGTCACGCCAGAAACGTTTCTCGCGTCACTCCACAAACAGTCACAGCAGCTCTCACACATCAGGCATCGATACAGGAAGCTTTCGCACCCCAACACACATGCCCCACCGGCCTCTCCGCACACATTCCTCCTCTAACACCAGTCATGCCAGTACCCACACATCCGGCGTTGAGAGCAGCGGCAAGGAGCGAGGCCTAGATGATGATG AGATTGAGATGTTAGTTGATGACCCTAAAGACTACGAGGAGCTTCATGAGTTGGCACTGGAGCTTAGTCATGACCTCTGCATTCACATCACTGAAGACATGCTTACATCTGCACAAAGCAATGGCTTTTCAg GTTTAGTTGTGAAGGAAGTGAGTTCATCAACATCAAGTTCATCAGAGACTGTGGTGAAGATGAAAGGCCAAAGCATTGAATCACTCCCTCAg ACAGGGACTGGAAGGAAGACTCAGAACTCCACAGACCGGCACAGCCAGTCATTAGATGACGTTCGGCTGTACCAGAGCAATTGCCAGGAGTGGGCAGAGCTCTGTCAGGACTCTGCACACAGTTACACATTTGGTTGTGTGGAGGATCTCAGTGACGGTTACCAGGGACTGGCAGAACAGCAGGCTGGTATCCTCAACAACCAGCACCCTTTTTCCATAAAAAGAACCAACAAGTACTTTTCCTTGGACCTGACCACAGAGGAGGTGCCTGAGTTTGTGGTGTGA